One genomic window of Ciona intestinalis chromosome 7, KH, whole genome shotgun sequence includes the following:
- the nachr gene encoding acetylcholine receptor subunit beta-like isoform X1, with amino-acid sequence MMTLSQIISVKEKSQEFTTSVYMQYDWLDDRFGWVPDDYDGITTVRIPCASIWVPRIVLQNSIDGNFDVSLRTNALIQHDGKVSWLPPALYKSTCTIEVALFPFDWQNCTMVFRSATYDRTEMEFGIPIDTVYIDLSAFQSNGEWDILQRPVKINSNENDKTYQDITFYFIIRRKPQFYIINLIIPCILMSSLSCFVFYLPSISCEKMTLSISILLGETVFLFLIAQRMPETSLAVPLIAGYLLFVMILVIISVICSVVVCNVHYRSNTTHSMPDWIVWIFMEKLAPLLKVERPSEEESGACSARPRRCSSVSTRKAMKQRSEWKPPSEILFDHQASRLGFRARHYLNEYGMTGINVAAPENGSFVPPSFKKLPKGFQPAADSIDYIANQKKEENEMGQSQDDWGYVALILDRLLLWVYLATFTLGTLFFFLQTKFAYYPEKLN; translated from the exons ATGATGACATTGTCCCAGATCATTAGTGTG aaagaGAAGTCACAAGAATTCACAACATCCGTGTACATGCAGTATGATTGGTTAGATGATAGATTCGGGTGGGTTCCAGATGATTATGATGGAATAACTACAGTTCGTATCCCCTGTGCATCGATTTGGGTACCACGTATTGTGTTACAGAATAG CATTGATGGCAACTTTGATGTCTCTTTACGAACAAACGCACTTATTCAACACGATGGAAAGGTGAGTTGGCTTCCGCCAGCTTTGTACAAGTCAACGTGTACAATTGAG GTTGCGTTGTTCCCATTTGATTGGCAAAACTGCACAATGGTTTTTCGTTCGGCTACTTACGATCGTACAGAAATGGAATTCGGGATACCTATAGACACCGTTTACATCGATTTAAGCG CTTTTCAATCAAACGGGGAATGGGACATCCTGCAAAGACCGGTCAAAATAAATTCCAACGAAAATGATAAAACCTACCAAGATATCACGTTTTATTTCATCATCCGAAGAAAGCCCCAGTTTTACATCATAAACCTCATTATTCCATGTATTTTGATGTCTTCGCTTTCTTGTTTCGTCTTCTATCTACCTTCAATATCAT GCGAAAAGATGACTTTATCTATTTCCATTCTACTTGGTGAGACTGTGTTCCTCTTCCTTATCGCACAGAGGATGCCGGAAACCTCCCTCGCTGTTCCTCTGATTGCTGGTTATCTCCTCTTTGTAATGATCCTGGTCATCATCAGTGTAATATGCAG TGTCGTGGTGTGTAACGTACATTATCGATCGAACACAACACATTCAATGCCGGACTGGATTGTTTGGATATTTATGGAGAAGTTAGCTCCCCTGCTAAAGGTTGAACGACCTTCAGAAGAAGAATCTGGCGCATGTT CTGCTCGACCGCGGCGATGTAGCTCAGTAAGCACAAGGAAGGCAATGAAACAAAGGTCAGAGTGGAAACCTCCAAGCGAGATTCTATTTGACCATCAG GCGAGCCGTTTGGGGTTTCGTGCACGGCACTACTTGAATGAATACGGGATGACTGGAATCAATGTTGCGGCGCCGGAAAATGGAAGCTTCGTTCCGCCTTCGTTCAAAAAACTGCCTAAAGGTTTCCAGCCAGCTGCAGACTCTATTGACTACATTGCTAATCAGAAAAAGGAGGAAAATGAAATGGGACAG TCACAAGATGACTGGGGCTACGTTGCATTGATTTTGGATCGCTTGCTGCTCTGGGTTTACCTTGCCACTTTCACACTTGGGACTTTGTTCTTTTTCCTGCAGACAAAGTTCGCGTATTACcctgaaaaattaaattaa
- the nachr gene encoding acetylcholine receptor subunit beta-like precursor has product MINCLLIFLLLPITKTSAAKFESTEGRLANYLLNGYNPQFRPYNKKYENKTFVDVMMTLSQIISVKEKSQEFTTSVYMQYDWLDDRFGWVPDDYDGITTVRIPCASIWVPRIVLQNSIDGNFDVSLRTNALIQHDGKVSWLPPALYKSTCTIEVALFPFDWQNCTMVFRSATYDRTEMEFGIPIDTVYIDLSAFQSNGEWDILQRPVKINSNENDKTYQDITFYFIIRRKPQFYIINLIIPCILMSSLSCFVFYLPSISCEKMTLSISILLGETVFLFLIAQRMPETSLAVPLIAGYLLFVMILVIISVICSVVVCNVHYRSNTTHSMPDWIVWIFMEKLAPLLKVERPSEEESGACSARPRRCSSVSTRKAMKQRSEWKPPSEILFDHQASRLGFRARHYLNEYGMTGINVAAPENGSFVPPSFKKLPKGFQPAADSIDYIANQKKEENEMGQSQDDWGYVALILDRLLLWVYLATFTLGTLFFFLQTKFAYYPEKLN; this is encoded by the exons ATGATTAACT GTCTTCTTATCTTTCTTCTACTTCCAATAACAAAGACTTCAGCTGCAAAGTTTGAATCCACTGAGGGACGGCTGGCCAACTATTTACTGAATGGATACAACCCACAG TTCCGGCCATACAAcaagaaatatgaaaacaaaacgtttGTGGATGTGATGATGACATTGTCCCAGATCATTAGTGTG aaagaGAAGTCACAAGAATTCACAACATCCGTGTACATGCAGTATGATTGGTTAGATGATAGATTCGGGTGGGTTCCAGATGATTATGATGGAATAACTACAGTTCGTATCCCCTGTGCATCGATTTGGGTACCACGTATTGTGTTACAGAATAG CATTGATGGCAACTTTGATGTCTCTTTACGAACAAACGCACTTATTCAACACGATGGAAAGGTGAGTTGGCTTCCGCCAGCTTTGTACAAGTCAACGTGTACAATTGAG GTTGCGTTGTTCCCATTTGATTGGCAAAACTGCACAATGGTTTTTCGTTCGGCTACTTACGATCGTACAGAAATGGAATTCGGGATACCTATAGACACCGTTTACATCGATTTAAGCG CTTTTCAATCAAACGGGGAATGGGACATCCTGCAAAGACCGGTCAAAATAAATTCCAACGAAAATGATAAAACCTACCAAGATATCACGTTTTATTTCATCATCCGAAGAAAGCCCCAGTTTTACATCATAAACCTCATTATTCCATGTATTTTGATGTCTTCGCTTTCTTGTTTCGTCTTCTATCTACCTTCAATATCAT GCGAAAAGATGACTTTATCTATTTCCATTCTACTTGGTGAGACTGTGTTCCTCTTCCTTATCGCACAGAGGATGCCGGAAACCTCCCTCGCTGTTCCTCTGATTGCTGGTTATCTCCTCTTTGTAATGATCCTGGTCATCATCAGTGTAATATGCAG TGTCGTGGTGTGTAACGTACATTATCGATCGAACACAACACATTCAATGCCGGACTGGATTGTTTGGATATTTATGGAGAAGTTAGCTCCCCTGCTAAAGGTTGAACGACCTTCAGAAGAAGAATCTGGCGCATGTT CTGCTCGACCGCGGCGATGTAGCTCAGTAAGCACAAGGAAGGCAATGAAACAAAGGTCAGAGTGGAAACCTCCAAGCGAGATTCTATTTGACCATCAG GCGAGCCGTTTGGGGTTTCGTGCACGGCACTACTTGAATGAATACGGGATGACTGGAATCAATGTTGCGGCGCCGGAAAATGGAAGCTTCGTTCCGCCTTCGTTCAAAAAACTGCCTAAAGGTTTCCAGCCAGCTGCAGACTCTATTGACTACATTGCTAATCAGAAAAAGGAGGAAAATGAAATGGGACAG TCACAAGATGACTGGGGCTACGTTGCATTGATTTTGGATCGCTTGCTGCTCTGGGTTTACCTTGCCACTTTCACACTTGGGACTTTGTTCTTTTTCCTGCAGACAAAGTTCGCGTATTACcctgaaaaattaaattaa
- the LOC100185547 gene encoding DBF4-type zinc finger-containing protein 2 homolog isoform X2 — protein MRCLITLCFLVATASAAVSVSSSASAEVSTSSSSSGGLSNPLSSFGSFKNFRFPSIRRSIRRVCPQIRIPDPCDPCPEIKIEEPCPPCPEIKIEEPCPPCPEIKIEEPCIPQRKIIRRCPPPQRCIRRPSCVRRPCIRRPCQPCIRRPCQPCIRRPCQPCIRRPCQPCIRRPCQPCIRRPCQPCIRRPCQPCIRRPCQPCIRRPCQPCIRRPCYRRPSCRRVIRRPCPEIKIEEPCIPCPEIKIEEPCIPCPDIKIEEPCIPCPEIKIEEPCIPCPDIKIEEPCIPCPDIKIEEPCIPCPDIKIEEPCIPCPDIKIEEPCIPCPDIKIEDPCIPEIQIEDPCPQLEVPCGFGGFGKFGGFGTFGGLPKLSSILGSKGLGGASAYATASSSVSVDSDSSPILV, from the exons ATGCGTTGTCTGATCACCTTGTGCTTCCTCGTCGCCACTGCCTCTGCTG CTGTTTCAGTTTCATCGTCAGCTTCGGCTGAAGTTTCTACCAGCAGCTCATCCTCCGGTGGTTTGTCCAACCCTTTAAGCTCTTTTGGTTCATTCAAAAACTTCCGATTCCCAAGTATTCGAAGAAGCATCCGACGAGTCTGCCCTCAAATAAGAATCCCAGATCCATGTGACCCATGTCCTGAAATCAAAATCGAGGAACCATGTCCTCCTTGCCCTGAAATCAAAATAGAAGAACCTTGTCCCCCTTGCCCCGAAATCAAAATTGAAGAGCCATGCATTCCCCAACGCAAAATCATTAGACGGTGTCCACCTCCTCAACGATGCATTAGACGGCCATCGTGTGTAAGACGACCATGCATTAGACGGCCATGTCAACCTTGCATAAGACGACCATGCCAACCATGCATTAGACGGCCATGTCAACCATGCATAAGACGACCATGTCAACCATGTATTCGACGACCATGCCAACCATGCATAAGACGACCATGTCAACCTTGCATCAGACGACCATGTCAACCATGCATTCGACGACCATGCCAACCATGCATAAGACGACCATGCCAACCATGCATTAGACGTCCATGCTACAGACGACCATCATGCA GACGTGTCATCCGTCGTCCATGTCCAGAAATTAAGATTGAAGAGCCATGCATCCCATGCCCAGAAATTAAGATTGAAGAGCCATGCATCCCATGCCCAGACATTAAAATTGAAGAGCCATGCATCCCATGCCCAGAAATTAAGATTGAAGAGCCATGCATCCCATGCCCAGACATTAAAATTGAAGAGCCATGCATCCCATGCCCAGACATCAAAATTGAAGAGCCATGCATCCCATGCCCAGACATCAAAATTGAAGAGCCATGCATCCCATGCCCAGACATCAAAATTGAAGAGCCATGCATCCCATGCCCAGACATCAAAATTGAAGATCCATGCATTCCAGAA ATCCAGATTGAAGATCCATGCCCCCAACTTGAAGTCCCATGTGGGTTCGGAGGGTTTGGTAAATTCGGAGGATTCGGTACATTCGGCGGACTTCCAAAACTTTCCAGCATTCTTGGTTCTAAAGGTCTTGGCGGTGCAAGCGCCTACGCTACTGCCAGCTCCAGCGTGAGCGTCGATTCAGACAGCTCTCCAATATT GGTTTAA
- the LOC100185547 gene encoding DBF4-type zinc finger-containing protein 2 homolog isoform X1, with protein sequence MRCLITLCFLVATASAAVSVSSSASAEVSTSSSSSGGLSNPLSSFGSFKNFRFPSIRRSIRRVCPQIRIPDPCDPCPEIKIEEPCPPCPEIKIEEPCPPCPEIKIEEPCIPQRKIIRRCPPPQRCIRRPSCVRRPCIRRPCQPCIRRPCQPCIRRPCQPCIRRPCQPCIRRPCQPCIRRPCQPCIRRPCQPCIRRPCQPCIRRPCQPCIRRPCYRRPSCRRVIRRPCPEIKIEEPCIPCPEIKIEEPCIPCPDIKIEEPCIPCPEIKIEEPCIPCPDIKIEEPCIPCPDIKIEEPCIPCPDIKIEEPCIPCPDIKIEEPCIPCPDIKIEDPCIPEIKIEEPCIPEIQIEDPCPQLEVPCGFGGFGKFGGFGTFGGLPKLSSILGSKGLGGASAYATASSSVSVDSDSSPILV encoded by the exons ATGCGTTGTCTGATCACCTTGTGCTTCCTCGTCGCCACTGCCTCTGCTG CTGTTTCAGTTTCATCGTCAGCTTCGGCTGAAGTTTCTACCAGCAGCTCATCCTCCGGTGGTTTGTCCAACCCTTTAAGCTCTTTTGGTTCATTCAAAAACTTCCGATTCCCAAGTATTCGAAGAAGCATCCGACGAGTCTGCCCTCAAATAAGAATCCCAGATCCATGTGACCCATGTCCTGAAATCAAAATCGAGGAACCATGTCCTCCTTGCCCTGAAATCAAAATAGAAGAACCTTGTCCCCCTTGCCCCGAAATCAAAATTGAAGAGCCATGCATTCCCCAACGCAAAATCATTAGACGGTGTCCACCTCCTCAACGATGCATTAGACGGCCATCGTGTGTAAGACGACCATGCATTAGACGGCCATGTCAACCTTGCATAAGACGACCATGCCAACCATGCATTAGACGGCCATGTCAACCATGCATAAGACGACCATGTCAACCATGTATTCGACGACCATGCCAACCATGCATAAGACGACCATGTCAACCTTGCATCAGACGACCATGTCAACCATGCATTCGACGACCATGCCAACCATGCATAAGACGACCATGCCAACCATGCATTAGACGTCCATGCTACAGACGACCATCATGCA GACGTGTCATCCGTCGTCCATGTCCAGAAATTAAGATTGAAGAGCCATGCATCCCATGCCCAGAAATTAAGATTGAAGAGCCATGCATCCCATGCCCAGACATTAAAATTGAAGAGCCATGCATCCCATGCCCAGAAATTAAGATTGAAGAGCCATGCATCCCATGCCCAGACATTAAAATTGAAGAGCCATGCATCCCATGCCCAGACATCAAAATTGAAGAGCCATGCATCCCATGCCCAGACATCAAAATTGAAGAGCCATGCATCCCATGCCCAGACATCAAAATTGAAGAGCCATGCATCCCATGCCCAGACATCAAAATTGAAGATCCATGCATTCCAGAAATCAAAATTGAAGAGCCATGCATTCCAGAAATCCAGATTGAAGATCCATGCCCCCAACTTGAAGTCCCATGTGGGTTCGGAGGGTTTGGTAAATTCGGAGGATTCGGTACATTCGGCGGACTTCCAAAACTTTCCAGCATTCTTGGTTCTAAAGGTCTTGGCGGTGCAAGCGCCTACGCTACTGCCAGCTCCAGCGTGAGCGTCGATTCAGACAGCTCTCCAATATT GGTTTAA
- the LOC474364 gene encoding uncharacterized protein LOC474364 isoform X1, whose product MRFLILLCLLFTTATCQEISVSASAETLANEILDGITLDDIELPEINLPSQPISVTQIPSVQRIRQPSIRQPIIRQPCIRQPCQPCIRKPCIRQPCIRRPCPPCVRKPCIRRPCQPCIRRPCPPCIRKPCQPCIRRPCPPCIRKPCIRRPCQPCIRRPCPPCIRKPCIRQPCQPCIRKPCQPCIRRPCQPCIRRPCQPCIRRPCQPCVRQPCQPCIRRPCQPCIRRPCQPCIRRPCLPLKRPCITPTPTIEPPITEPAPEVDGTTTASATATVTTDGTTTVTETTTDGNAEAVAEIAEALSGADAADLPDIVQDIVAVAEEV is encoded by the exons ATGcgttttctaattcttttgTGCCTTCTCTTCACTACAGCTACATGTCAGg AAATCAGTGTCTCGGCTTCAGCAGAAACTTTAGCCAACGAGATTCTTGATGGGATCACACTCGACGACATTGAACTTCCAGAAATAAATTTGCCATCACAACCAATCTCAGTCACCCAAATTCCAAGTGTGCAACGCATTCGACAACCTTCCATTCGTCAGCCAATCATCAGACAACCATGTATTCGACAACCATGTCAACCGTGCATCCGCAAGCCTTGTATCCGACAACCATGTATCCGACGACCATGTCCACCATGTGTTCGCAAGCCTTGTATCCGACGACCATGTCAGCCATGTATTCGACGACCATGTCCACCATGCATTCGAAAGCCATGTCAGCCATGTATCCGACGACCATGTCCACCATGCATCCGCAAGCCCTGTATTAGACGACCATGCCAGCCATGTATCCGACGACCATGTCCACCATGCATCCGTAAGCCTTGCATTCGACAACCTTGTCAACCATGCATTCGAAAGCCATGCCAACCATGCATAAGACGACCATGCCAACCATGTATCCGACGACCATGTCAACCATGCATACGACGACCATGTCAACCATGTGTCCGACAACCATGTCAGCCATGCATTCGACGACCATGTCAACCATGCATTCGACGACCATGCCAACCATGCATTCGACGACCATGTCTTCCATTGAAACGTCCCTGCATAACTCCAACTCCTACTATTG AACCACCAATAACAGAACCCGCACCTGAAGTTGATGGCACAACCACAGCATCTGCAACAGCTACTGTTACAACAGACGGTACAACAACTGTTACAGAGACCACAACTGACGGAAATGCAGAAGCTGTTGCCGAAATAGCGGAAGCACTTTCCGGAGCTGACGCGGCAGATCTTCCTGACATCGTTCAAGATATTGTAGCTGTCGCTGAGGAG GTGTAG
- the LOC474364 gene encoding uncharacterized protein LOC474364 precursor (The RefSeq protein has 1 frameshift compared to this genomic sequence), with translation MRFLILLCLLFTTATCQEISVSASAETLANEILDGITLDDIELPEINLPSQPISVTQIPSVQRIRQPSIRQPIIRQPCIRQPCQPCIRKPCIRQPCIRRPCPPCVRKPCIRRPCQPCIRRPCPPCIRKPCQPCIRRPCPPCIRKPCIRRPCQPCIRRPCPPCIRKPCIRQPCQPCIRKPCQPCIRRPCQPCIRRPCQPCIRRPCQPCVRQPCQPCIRRPCQPCIRRPCQPCIRRPCLPLKRPCITPTPTIEPPITEPAPEVDGTTTASATATVTTDGTTTVTETTTDGNAEAVAEIAEALSGVTRQIFLTSFKIL, from the exons ATGcgttttctaattcttttgTGCCTTCTCTTCACTACAGCTACATGTCAGg AAATCAGTGTCTCGGCTTCAGCAGAAACTTTAGCCAACGAGATTCTTGATGGGATCACACTCGACGACATTGAACTTCCAGAAATAAATTTGCCATCACAACCAATCTCAGTCACCCAAATTCCAAGTGTGCAACGCATTCGACAACCTTCCATTCGTCAGCCAATCATCAGACAACCATGTATTCGACAACCATGTCAACCGTGCATCCGCAAGCCTTGTATCCGACAACCATGTATCCGACGACCATGTCCACCATGTGTTCGCAAGCCTTGTATCCGACGACCATGTCAGCCATGTATTCGACGACCATGTCCACCATGCATTCGAAAGCCATGTCAGCCATGTATCCGACGACCATGTCCACCATGCATCCGCAAGCCCTGTATTAGACGACCATGCCAGCCATGTATCCGACGACCATGTCCACCATGCATCCGTAAGCCTTGCATTCGACAACCTTGTCAACCATGCATTCGAAAGCCATGCCAACCATGCATAAGACGACCATGCCAACCATGTATCCGACGACCATGTCAACCATGCATACGACGACCATGTCAACCATGTGTCCGACAACCATGTCAGCCATGCATTCGACGACCATGTCAACCATGCATTCGACGACCATGCCAACCATGCATTCGACGACCATGTCTTCCATTGAAACGTCCCTGCATAACTCCAACTCCTACTATTG AACCACCAATAACAGAACCCGCACCTGAAGTTGATGGCACAACCACAGCATCTGCAACAGCTACTGTTACAACAGACGGTACAACAACTGTTACAGAGACCACAACTGACGGAAATGCAGAAGCTGTTGCCGAAATAGCGGAAGCACTTTCCGGAG TGACGCGGCAGATCTTCCTGACATCGTTCAAGATATTGTAG
- the LOC100179179 gene encoding uncharacterized protein LOC100179179, whose translation MVANKILICAGLGLFMLWNSVVANGVKCPVYQNLIEGVGCGVCSKNQFYNSINKTCYNCSKGYCNPPNMTFRTCSPCGKTDYNEDNNGTLTTTMLPTTTIPPSKTSVQSNFTVDSNVSDSTNQNHVGLIIGVIVGFAFVIVVVIVIVICLNKKKLSICIRDWVCRNDKVTLDSDGEVTENDPITSPNDSLESVV comes from the exons atggTTGCGAACAAAATACTTATTTGCGCTGGTCTTGGACTCTTTATGCTTTGGAATAGT GTGGTTGCTAATGGCGTAAAATGTCCTGTTTATCAAAACCTAATTGAGGGCGTGGGATGTGGCGTATGTTCCAAAAACCAGTTTTATAATAGCATCAATAAAACTTGTTACAATTGCTCAAAAGGTTATTGCAATCCACCAAATATGACGTTTCGGACATGTTCACCATG TGGTAAAACAGATTATAATGAAGATAATAACGGTACACTAACTACGACTATGCTTCCAACCACCACAATCCCTCCATCAAAGACTAGTGTGCAGTCAAATTTTACAGTTGATTCAAATGTTTCTGATTCTACAAATCAAAATCATGTTGGTTTAATAATAGGTGTCATTGTTGGTTTTGCATTTGTTATTGTAgttgttattgttattgtcatttgtttaaacaaaaaaaaattgtcaataTGTATCAGGGATTGGGTTTGTAGAAATGATAAAGTCACCCTTGATAGTGATGGAGAAGTTACAGAAAATGATCCAATAACTTCTCCCAATGATAGTTTGGAAagtgttgtttaa